A stretch of the Psychroserpens sp. Hel_I_66 genome encodes the following:
- a CDS encoding four-helix bundle copper-binding protein — MNIKYESCIEACQTCLVECQNCSTQMAGKESMNDCPKCCVQCIDACYICIKMMACDSAFVKQYALLCAELCDYCADHCEAHDHDHCKACAESCRKCADECRKIAA, encoded by the coding sequence ATGAATATCAAATATGAATCATGTATAGAAGCATGTCAAACCTGCTTAGTAGAATGTCAAAATTGCTCAACCCAAATGGCAGGAAAAGAAAGCATGAATGATTGTCCAAAATGTTGTGTACAATGTATTGATGCTTGCTATATCTGTATTAAAATGATGGCTTGCGATAGTGCTTTTGTAAAACAATATGCGCTATTATGTGCCGAGTTATGCGATTACTGCGCAGACCATTGTGAAGCTCACGATCATGACCATTGTAAAGCTTGTGCAGAATCTTGCAGAAAATGTGCAGATGAGTGCCGAAAAATAGCAGCATAA
- a CDS encoding DUF421 domain-containing protein, whose product MKEWFTITSESLIAIILTGIGIYIALVIVTRISGKRSFSKLSSFDFAITVAIGSIMATVIISKSVSLLQGIIGLFILYVIQMIVAYARRWEFVRKIMDNKPTLLMKDGKIIEGSLKKCKVTESDLKAKLREANVIQLSEVKAVVFESTGDISVLHGSSDKVLDDWIMDF is encoded by the coding sequence ATGAAAGAATGGTTTACAATTACTTCGGAAAGTTTAATAGCCATTATACTTACAGGCATCGGGATATATATAGCATTAGTAATAGTCACAAGAATAAGCGGGAAACGAAGTTTCTCTAAATTATCCAGTTTTGACTTTGCCATCACTGTAGCTATAGGTTCTATTATGGCTACTGTAATCATATCAAAATCTGTATCGTTACTACAAGGCATCATCGGGTTGTTTATACTTTATGTGATACAAATGATTGTAGCGTATGCCAGAAGATGGGAGTTCGTAAGAAAAATAATGGATAACAAACCTACACTACTTATGAAAGACGGGAAGATTATTGAAGGCAGTCTTAAAAAATGTAAGGTTACCGAATCTGACTTAAAAGCAAAATTACGAGAAGCCAATGTTATCCAATTAAGCGAGGTTAAAGCTGTTGTTTTTGAATCTACTGGAGATATTTCTGTACTTCATGGTTCTAGTGATAAAGTTTTAGATGATTGGATTATGGACTTTTAA
- a CDS encoding glycoside hydrolase family 3 N-terminal domain-containing protein: MRYILSLILCFTFISYGFSQTADHPLAHKNLQAQKKWVDSTYNAMSLEEKVGQLFMVRAFSDEKKSNQNEVAKLINDYHIGGLIFSTGGPVAQAKQNNLYQAISKTPLLIGMDAEWGLSMRLDSTYAFPWNMTLGAINDNTLVERTGYYIGEHCKRIGVHFNFAPVVDINTNPKNPIIGNRSFGEDRDNVTDKASAFMKGMQDAGVLANAKHFPGHGDTDSDSHKTLPTINFNEKRIDSIELYPYKKLIKEGLSSVMVAHLNVPSLEPRDGFPSSLSKHIVTDILKDTLGFKGLIFTDALEMKGVSNYSTPGDIDLAALKSGNDVLLISEDVPKGIEKIIEAYNNKDITEDRLAHSVKKILMAKYKVGLNNYEPIGTATLMEDLNRLSDDLLYEELMEASITVLKNKSNILPLRNLETKKIAYVELGDSDGSVFFDELKKYTKVHMIKADLLDELITKLQNYNTVIVGFHKKNDNPWQDYQFTDKELVWLYEIARTNNVILDVFARPYAMIDMLSIENIEGIVMSYQNSDISQQKSAQVLFGGIAAKGNIPVSIGEHFEAGEGIKYTADQSLSYGLAESVGMSTAKLNKLDSIAQYAVDKKMTPGIQLLVARKGKVVYSKNFGKHTYEGSDPVKFDDMYDVASLTKILATLPLLMELEEKKALSLDTKLSKILPEFAGTNKKNVTIKQMLSHYARLRPWIPFYVATLDSATKKPDPKYYRRSETPNFNIKITDQMFLRNDYPDSIQKIIKETDLLSTQRYRYSDLPYYILKKYIEGYYKKPLDELVQDHFYKSLGANYTTYNPASQFSDKNLVPTEIDDYYRYKEVHGYVHDMGAAMQNGVGGHAGVFSNANDVAKIMQMYLQKGYYGGKRYLKPETVDKFNTTYYRNKGVRRGIGFDKPQLGVEGPTCGCVSMKSFGHSGFTGTYAWADPDEEIVYVFLANRTYPKAETNLLLRENIRTDIQRLIYEAIIKEDDIKDIAQSK, encoded by the coding sequence ATGCGATATATATTGTCCCTTATTTTATGTTTCACTTTTATCTCTTATGGATTCTCTCAAACAGCAGATCATCCGTTAGCACATAAAAATCTTCAGGCCCAAAAAAAATGGGTAGATAGTACGTACAATGCGATGTCACTTGAGGAAAAAGTTGGGCAATTGTTTATGGTTAGAGCGTTTTCCGACGAAAAAAAATCAAATCAAAATGAAGTTGCGAAACTTATAAACGATTACCATATTGGCGGATTGATCTTTTCTACAGGAGGTCCCGTTGCCCAAGCTAAACAAAATAATTTGTATCAAGCTATTTCCAAAACGCCTTTGTTGATTGGTATGGATGCGGAATGGGGTTTAAGCATGCGTTTGGATTCTACCTACGCATTTCCTTGGAATATGACTTTAGGCGCTATAAACGACAATACTTTAGTAGAAAGAACGGGTTATTATATTGGTGAGCATTGTAAACGTATTGGAGTACATTTTAATTTTGCTCCAGTTGTAGATATCAATACCAATCCAAAAAATCCGATAATTGGAAACCGTTCTTTTGGGGAAGATCGTGATAATGTTACAGATAAGGCTTCTGCGTTTATGAAAGGGATGCAAGATGCTGGAGTATTGGCTAATGCCAAGCATTTTCCCGGTCATGGTGATACAGATAGTGACTCACATAAAACGTTGCCAACCATTAATTTTAATGAAAAACGAATAGATTCTATTGAGTTATATCCTTACAAAAAACTGATTAAAGAAGGATTGTCCAGTGTTATGGTTGCTCATTTAAATGTGCCAAGTCTGGAGCCAAGAGATGGTTTTCCGTCATCTTTGTCAAAGCATATTGTAACAGATATTTTAAAAGACACGTTAGGTTTTAAAGGTCTTATTTTTACTGATGCTTTAGAAATGAAAGGTGTTTCTAATTATAGTACTCCCGGAGATATCGATTTGGCTGCATTAAAGTCTGGAAATGATGTTTTGCTCATTTCCGAAGATGTACCAAAAGGGATTGAAAAAATCATTGAAGCTTATAACAATAAAGATATTACTGAAGATCGCTTAGCACATTCAGTAAAGAAAATATTGATGGCAAAATATAAGGTAGGTCTTAACAACTATGAACCTATCGGAACTGCTACTTTAATGGAGGATTTAAATCGTTTAAGTGATGATCTACTGTATGAGGAACTTATGGAGGCTTCAATTACGGTACTGAAAAATAAATCTAATATTTTACCACTTCGGAATTTAGAAACCAAGAAAATAGCCTATGTGGAGCTTGGTGATAGTGATGGTTCGGTTTTTTTCGATGAACTTAAAAAGTATACCAAAGTTCATATGATCAAAGCAGATCTTTTGGATGAACTTATTACAAAACTTCAAAATTATAACACTGTTATTGTTGGATTCCATAAAAAAAACGACAATCCGTGGCAAGACTATCAATTTACAGACAAGGAGCTGGTTTGGCTTTATGAGATTGCAAGAACAAACAATGTGATTTTAGATGTGTTTGCAAGACCTTATGCCATGATAGATATGTTGAGTATAGAAAACATAGAAGGTATTGTCATGAGTTATCAAAACAGTGATATTTCACAGCAAAAATCTGCACAGGTCCTATTTGGCGGTATTGCAGCAAAAGGAAATATCCCGGTATCAATTGGAGAACATTTTGAAGCAGGAGAAGGGATTAAATATACAGCAGATCAATCACTAAGTTATGGTTTGGCAGAAAGCGTTGGGATGAGCACTGCAAAATTAAATAAGCTGGACTCTATAGCTCAATACGCAGTAGATAAAAAAATGACGCCAGGTATTCAACTTTTGGTGGCTAGAAAAGGAAAGGTAGTCTATAGTAAAAACTTTGGAAAACACACGTATGAGGGATCAGATCCTGTGAAATTTGATGACATGTATGATGTCGCTTCACTCACAAAAATTTTAGCAACATTGCCTTTGTTAATGGAGCTTGAAGAAAAGAAAGCACTGTCATTAGATACCAAGTTATCTAAGATTTTACCAGAATTTGCTGGCACCAACAAAAAAAATGTTACGATAAAACAAATGTTATCTCATTATGCGAGACTTCGACCTTGGATTCCTTTTTATGTGGCAACGCTAGATAGCGCAACAAAAAAACCAGATCCAAAATATTACAGACGAAGTGAAACGCCTAACTTTAATATAAAGATTACTGATCAAATGTTTCTTCGGAATGATTATCCAGATTCCATCCAAAAAATCATAAAAGAAACCGACTTGTTATCAACCCAGCGTTATAGGTACAGCGATTTGCCATATTATATTCTGAAAAAATATATAGAAGGCTATTATAAAAAACCTTTAGATGAGTTGGTGCAAGATCACTTTTACAAATCTTTGGGAGCTAATTATACCACCTATAATCCTGCATCACAATTCTCTGATAAAAACCTTGTTCCTACGGAAATTGACGATTATTACAGATACAAGGAAGTGCATGGTTATGTGCATGACATGGGCGCTGCAATGCAAAATGGAGTAGGTGGTCATGCAGGCGTCTTTAGTAATGCAAATGACGTAGCAAAAATTATGCAAATGTACCTTCAAAAAGGCTATTATGGAGGTAAACGCTATTTAAAGCCAGAAACTGTAGATAAGTTCAACACAACTTATTATAGAAATAAAGGTGTAAGGAGAGGAATTGGTTTCGACAAACCTCAATTAGGAGTAGAGGGTCCAACCTGTGGTTGTGTGTCAATGAAGAGTTTTGGGCATTCTGGTTTTACTGGAACTTATGCCTGGGCAGATCCAGATGAGGAAATTGTGTATGTGTTCTTGGCAAATAGAACATATCCTAAAGCAGAAACAAATCTCTTGTTAAGAGAAAATATAAGAACAGACATACAGCGTTTAATCTACGAAGCGATAATTAAAGAAGACGATATTAAAGATATAGCGCAAAGCAAATAA
- the bshA gene encoding N-acetyl-alpha-D-glucosaminyl L-malate synthase BshA: protein MRIGIVCYPTFGGSGVVATELGLELSKRGHEIHFITYSQPVRLELLSNNVHYHEVTVPEYPLFLYQPYELALSSKLVDMVKLHKIEVLHVHYAIPHAYAAYMAKKMLQEEGIYVPIVTTLHGTDITLVGSHPFYKPAVTFSINKSDAVTSVSKSLKEDTMRLFDIKKDIHVVPNFIDLEKYAPKFTDCQRAMMAKDDEKIITHISNFREVKQIPDVIKIFDKIQKQIPAKLMMVGEGPEREPAERLCKKLGISDKVVFFGNSNEIDKILCFSDLFLLPSLTESFGLSALEAMASGVPVISSNTGGIPEVNVHGVSGFLSEINDVDDMAKNALHILSDNDRLNTFKAGAVTISKHFGIHEVVPQYEAIYEQTLKK from the coding sequence ATGCGAATAGGAATAGTATGTTACCCAACATTTGGAGGAAGTGGTGTTGTTGCTACAGAGTTAGGATTAGAATTGTCCAAACGAGGTCATGAAATTCATTTTATCACCTACAGTCAGCCAGTACGCTTAGAATTATTGAGTAACAATGTGCATTATCACGAAGTAACTGTTCCAGAATATCCTTTGTTTTTATACCAGCCTTACGAGCTGGCTTTATCTAGCAAATTGGTAGATATGGTAAAGCTCCACAAAATAGAGGTTTTACATGTACATTACGCAATTCCACATGCTTATGCAGCCTATATGGCTAAAAAAATGTTGCAGGAAGAAGGTATTTACGTACCAATCGTAACCACGCTTCACGGTACAGATATAACCTTAGTTGGGAGTCATCCATTTTACAAACCTGCAGTGACATTTAGTATCAATAAATCAGATGCTGTAACCTCAGTTTCCAAGAGTTTAAAAGAGGATACGATGCGCTTGTTTGATATTAAAAAAGACATTCACGTCGTTCCAAACTTTATAGATTTAGAAAAATACGCACCAAAGTTTACCGATTGTCAACGCGCAATGATGGCAAAGGATGACGAGAAGATCATTACACACATTAGTAATTTTAGAGAGGTCAAGCAAATACCTGATGTCATTAAGATTTTTGATAAGATCCAAAAACAAATTCCTGCAAAACTTATGATGGTTGGTGAAGGACCTGAGCGTGAGCCAGCAGAGCGTCTCTGTAAAAAATTGGGAATTAGTGATAAAGTGGTTTTCTTCGGAAACAGTAACGAAATAGATAAAATACTCTGTTTTAGTGATTTGTTTCTATTACCATCATTAACCGAAAGTTTTGGGCTTTCAGCGTTAGAAGCCATGGCATCTGGAGTACCTGTTATTTCAAGTAATACAGGTGGAATACCAGAAGTTAACGTACATGGTGTTTCTGGGTTTTTAAGCGAAATCAATGATGTTGATGATATGGCAAAAAATGCACTTCATATTTTAAGTGACAACGATCGATTGAATACATTCAAGGCTGGAGCTGTTACCATTTCAAAACATTTTGGAATTCATGAGGTAGTACCTCAATACGAAGCTATTTATGAGCAGACTTTAAAGAAATGA
- a CDS encoding endonuclease/exonuclease/phosphatase family protein — protein MKKSKLKTALIIFGIIAIILTLMPFVPFDYWWIRMFDFPHLQLTFITFAAILFYIFKFDFKAWKDYIFIGILILCSIFQFSKIYPYTKFADFEVLNSEKKESQLTIFTSNVLQKNDEFDLLTSMFNDKDADIMLFTETHRDWMRAIKNALDPSYKSQVEVPLSNTYGMLLYSKLELFDTEVKYMVSDSVPSIHTKVKLSSNDTIQLYAIHPTPPMPQENPKSTDRDAEMMMIAKLALDSKYPVVVIGDFNDVAWSQTSKLFQRVSRLLDLRKGRGLYNTYNADSYLMRWPLDHIFISSDFKLNNVELCEDMNSDHFPLFTDLSFEPRDRDSQKPPYPSKEDLKSAEDQIQKFKEKDNR, from the coding sequence TTGAAAAAATCAAAATTAAAAACCGCCTTAATTATTTTTGGCATTATAGCCATTATCTTAACATTAATGCCTTTTGTACCTTTTGATTATTGGTGGATTCGCATGTTTGATTTTCCTCATTTACAGCTTACGTTTATTACTTTTGCTGCTATTTTATTCTACATCTTCAAATTTGATTTTAAAGCCTGGAAAGATTATATATTTATAGGAATCTTGATTTTATGTTCAATTTTTCAGTTTAGCAAAATTTATCCTTACACCAAGTTTGCTGATTTTGAGGTTCTAAATTCAGAAAAAAAAGAATCTCAGCTCACCATTTTCACGTCTAATGTGTTACAAAAAAATGACGAATTTGATCTTTTAACATCAATGTTCAATGATAAGGATGCTGACATCATGCTTTTTACAGAAACTCACAGAGATTGGATGAGAGCGATAAAAAACGCTTTAGATCCATCTTACAAAAGCCAAGTAGAAGTGCCCTTAAGCAACACTTACGGGATGCTTTTATATTCTAAATTAGAGTTGTTTGACACAGAGGTCAAATATATGGTTAGTGATAGCGTGCCCTCAATTCATACAAAAGTCAAATTGAGCAGCAATGACACCATACAATTATACGCCATTCACCCTACTCCACCAATGCCTCAGGAAAACCCGAAATCTACAGATAGGGATGCGGAGATGATGATGATTGCAAAATTAGCGCTGGACTCAAAATATCCAGTTGTCGTTATTGGGGATTTTAATGATGTAGCCTGGTCACAAACCTCAAAACTATTTCAGCGTGTGAGCAGATTGTTAGACCTAAGAAAAGGGAGAGGATTATACAATACCTACAATGCAGATAGTTATTTGATGCGATGGCCTTTAGACCATATTTTTATTTCAAGTGATTTTAAACTTAATAACGTAGAACTTTGTGAGGATATGAATTCTGATCATTTTCCATTATTTACAGATTTAAGTTTTGAACCCAGAGATCGTGACAGTCAAAAACCACCTTATCCTTCAAAAGAAGATTTAAAATCTGCAGAAGACCAAATACAAAAATTTAAAGAAAAAGATAACAGATGA
- a CDS encoding LysE family translocator: MNFLICILLGFVIAASGSITPSYLNMTVVKFSLKSSRKSAFYLIGGFATVLFFQANIGAYLSNVLMENSEYITTIQKIGTGILILLSINFFRLHFKSKKQLKKIEIKKSKAYFQGIGLSLLNTIAIPFYFTAISFLIGLEYFEYSFLNGFYFSIGSTIGSFTLYGLYAIVASKIEHKLTFIANKMNFIIGCLTGIVGIGNLIYLLQGS, translated from the coding sequence ATGAATTTTCTTATCTGTATACTTTTAGGATTTGTTATTGCTGCCTCTGGCAGTATCACGCCAAGTTATTTAAATATGACGGTTGTGAAATTCAGTTTAAAATCAAGTAGGAAATCTGCTTTTTATTTGATTGGAGGTTTTGCTACAGTGCTGTTTTTTCAAGCCAATATTGGCGCGTATCTATCAAATGTGTTGATGGAAAACTCGGAATATATTACAACAATTCAAAAAATTGGGACAGGTATTCTTATTCTACTATCTATCAATTTTTTTAGATTACATTTTAAGTCAAAAAAGCAATTAAAGAAAATTGAAATCAAAAAATCCAAAGCCTATTTTCAAGGTATTGGATTGTCTTTACTCAATACAATAGCCATTCCTTTCTATTTCACAGCCATATCATTTTTAATTGGCTTAGAGTATTTTGAATATTCTTTTTTGAATGGTTTTTATTTTTCAATTGGCTCCACAATTGGTTCATTTACGCTATATGGATTGTACGCCATAGTTGCCAGTAAAATCGAACATAAATTAACCTTTATAGCCAATAAAATGAATTTTATAATTGGATGCTTAACTGGTATTGTTGGAATTGGTAATTTAATATATTTATTACAAGGCTCTTAA